In Leishmania panamensis strain MHOM/PA/94/PSC-1 chromosome 18 sequence, the following proteins share a genomic window:
- the PKAC3 gene encoding protein kinase A catalytic subunit (TriTrypDB/GeneDB-style sysID: LpmP.18.1080) translates to MVTKVEASKWRLSDLEMRETVGTGTFGRVRLVRHKGTGQYAALKILKKQEVLRMKQVDHVMAEASLLQEIDHPFIVNMLRGYMDKNRLYILLEYVVGGELFSHLRKAGKFPNDVSKFYCAEVILAFDYLHSKTIVYRDLKPENILLDQDGNIKITDFGFAKRVAERTFTLCGTPEYLAPEIIQSKGHNKAVDWWALGILLYEMLVGYPPFFDDSPMKIYEKILVGKVLFPRWVDSKARDFIKGLLSLDPTKRLGNLPNGAEDIKNHKYFAEVDWNVVLSKKIPAPIPVRQHKEGDTHYFDKYPDSPLNPFRTLTASQQDCFANFCNGQYTDD, encoded by the coding sequence GACTTGGAGATGCGTGAGACGGTCGGCACCGGGACTTTCGGGCGAGTACGCTTGGTGAGGCACAAGGGAACAGGCCAATACGCGGCCCTCAAGATCCTCAAGAAGCAGGAGGTACTCCGAATGAAACAGGTTGACCACGTGATGGCGGAGGCAAGTCTTCTCCAGGAGATCGATCACCCTTTCATTGTTAACATGCTACGGGGATACATGGACAAGAACCGGCTGTACATTCTTCTCGAATACGTGGTAGGCGGTGAGCTGTTTTCGCATCTCCGCAAGGCCGGGAAGTTTCCTAATGATGTATCGAAGTTCTACTGCGCGGAGGTGATCCTAGCGTTTGACTACTTGCACAGCAAGACAATCGTTTACCGCGATCTGAAACCGGAGAACATCCTCCTCGACCAGGACGGCAATATAAAGATTACAGATTTTGGTTTCGCAAAGCGCGTGGCGGAGCGTACGTTTACGCTTTGCGGCACACCCGAGTACCTAGCCCCCGAGATCATTCAGAGCAAGGGGCACAACAAGGCTGTCGACTGGTGGGCGCTGGGGATCCTGCTCTACGAAATGCTGGTTGGCTACCCACCGTTCTTCGACGACAGCCCGATGAAAATTTACGAAAAGATCCTTGTAGGCAAGGTTCTCTTCCCGCGGTGGGTAGACTCAAAGGCCCGAGACTTCATCAAGGGCCTTCTGTCCCTCGATCCCACGAAGCGCCTCGGCAATCTGCCCAACGGTGCCGAGGACATCAAGAACCACAAGTACTTTGCGGAAGTGGACTGGAACGTAGTGCTGTCCAAGAAGATCCCCGCGCCAATCccggtgcggcagcacaaGGAAGGTGACACCCACTACTTCGACAAATACCCCGACAGCCCGCTCAACCCTTTTCGGACTTTGACTGCATCACAGCAGGATTGCTTCGCCAATTTCTGCAACGGCCAGTATACGGACGACTAG